The genomic region aaaatggCACTGAATTCAGACTCCAAAtctattatttttaaacactttatttaggggatacaaatattttgtcagTTTTAAAAACTAGAATCAACATAAATTCGGAGTTGGTCGAGCCTTAATTCCAAAAACAGCATTGAGAATAAGAGCAAATGTCTCCAGTGTCAAGTATTATGATGTGTAGGTGATACTAGCACAATGTTTCCTTAtgatatttcacattttaaccctctggtgctcttcgGTCATTATTGACCAAAAAAAACCACATACATTTGGTACTGTGTCCagacaaaatcttactgaaagctaattttttgagatatcaacctcaaatttgtggctttatggctttgattttcctTGTAGTTTTAGAATAAAACAtggttttgaaaatatatatttcacataaaaattaaaaagttttttgtgCATGATCTTTGGGCgtgatctgcttggttacaaacattcttccaaatatcttccttcaaaatgaaaaatctttcattttcaggtctattctcaaaaagtgaataaatggattataactactGCATAAATCTAATTTAGTACAATAAAATCcccttaaaaatacaaaatataaaaaaaaaaaaaaaaaaaaatattgaactaaaatatagtacattcatttcattaaaaaaaaaaaaaaaaaaaaaaaaaaggcatttttgACCACCACACAAGGAGGACCAGAGGGTTAAGAGATATTCACAGAGATGATTAACTGTCTCCATCCCAAAATCTGAAAGAGGTCCACATTCACAGGTGGAAAAACATTTATACAACATAAAAAAGATCTCCCTTGAAGAATTGCTAATAAGACCATGGTGGTTTGGAATGCATGTATAGAAAGACTCCAAAATAGGTCAGACATGTTCAAAAATTGCCACGCCCCACATTAAGTCTGGAatggtatgtgtgtgtttatattttaattcaaattcaattcaaaacTACCAACTGGAAATTTAAAAGTACCACTggaatttaaaaagcattttcaaTTAAGTTCTGAATGACGCACAACCCTGGCACGTGTCCATAAAATGTTTgcctgttgttgttgttgtcaaaaaaaacaacattgtcAATATGAGTTATTTAAGACTAATGTCTCCCTGCACACACATGAGTGAGGGTATGTCATGAGGAGGAGaggttaaaaaaatacattatagaTATTCAAGTTTCAAAACACAGACTGGAATAATAAAAAGGCCAATTGCAATTTAAGTGCATTGccatgtttatgtttttttcttaaatctTCAAGACTTGTTCTTGGACATCCTCAACCTCTCCTCCTCACTGTCATTGTGGGATTACCACCCTGTGGAGTTCACAAGTTGAAAAAGGACACTTCTTTCAGAGGACACAGACAGTCAGTTAAAAGGAGCACAACAGCAGGAGTCTCTACAACTTAATGGAGCGTTCCAAGGTGGGTTGGGAAGATTCACAAAGGGTTTACATCTAGACTGCTCAGTATTCAGGCTGCTTCCTCAACAGAAGATGCCTCACCGGTTGTCTCGGCAATAGGAGCAGCAGCCTCAGCAGCAACATCCTCAACAACAGGTGTAGTAGGTTCCTCAGCATCAGCTGCTACTGCCTGTACAATGGTAGTTTCTGCCTCAACCTCCATTGCTGCATCCACATGTTCTGGGGTCTCTTCAGCCTCCACATCAACCACCTCTATGACAGGTTCTGCTGCTGTGACCTCAACAATAGTGGTGTTTTCAGCTATCGCGGTTTCCACAATCGCAGCCGCTTCTGTTACCGGGGCAACGTTGGCCACTGCTCCTATATGGACTTTAAGAAAAGGCAAAATGATCCAAAGAAAATGCAAGATCAGGtgtgattaaaaatataaagcaggCTTAGGAAAAGTGTTCTTATATTAAATTAGAGATTATGAGAACAGGATAGATAGCAGAAATCATTCATTCAGATTAGCAGCAGGCTCAACTGACTTCGAGTCTAAGCTCTTAGAGTTAGCATTAGAAACTTTATTACGAGTTTAAAGTGAACCATACTTGCCCAATAGCTCAGAATAGGTCAGATTTGTTTATCAAGAACCTGCATGGATTATTGATTGGCTCAAGATAATGCAGACCAATCAccaagaaaaaattaaaaggtgccctagaactttttaaaaaaagatgtaatataagtctaaggtgtcccctgaatgtgtctgaagtttcagctcaaaataccccatagatttttttaattcatttttttaaactgcctattttggggcatcattataaatgagccgattcaggactactggccctttaattctcgtgctccacgcccacggagctcgcgcttgccttgaacagtgcataaacaaagtttacacagctaatataaccctcaaatggatctttacaaagtgttcgtcatgcatgcggcggattatgtgagtattgtatactgttatattgtttacatttgattctgaatgaatttgaggctgtgctccgtggctaacggctaatgctacactgttggagagatttataaagaatgaagttgtgtttatgaattatacagaatgcaagtgtttaaaaatgaaaataacaacggctcttgtctccgtgaatacagtaataaacgatggtaactttaaccacatttaagagtgtacattagcaacatgctaacgaaacatttagaaagacagtttacaaatatcactaaaaatatcatgctatcatggatcatgtcagttatttttgctactgttcttgcttgcttacatagtctgatgattcagctgtgcagatccagacgttactggctgcccttgtctaatgcctttcataatgttgggaacatgggctggcatatgcaaatattggggcgtacaccccgactgttacgtaacagttggtgttatgttgagattcgcctgttctttggaggtcttttaaacaaatgagatttatataagaaggaggaaacaatggagtttgagactcactgtatgtcatttccatgtactgaactcttgttatttgactatgccaagataaattcaatttttcattcgagggcacctttaaaagaatggttcacacaaaaataaaaaacaaggaAGAAAGTATGAAGATGGTGGTAGTCACTTTTTCTAGGCAAATGCAATGAATGGGAAATAGAGCTATCAAGTTCCAAGTAGGACACAGAAGTACCATAAAGGAATGAAAAAAGTAGCATACAGCTAATGCGCTCTATTCCAAGTGTTTCTGAAGACATACAAAgtgacaaaatatattttttaaatgtatctgtGTGCTCCATGGAAGTAAGATGAGCTATATTCATACaagtatataaaattatatggcCTTGGAATaacattttgggtgaactattcctttaataaaCAGTTATTATAAGCAATATCATGAAGCCATATACAGTATGATACATGTTGAACATACATTACTGTTCGAAagcttggggtcagtaagatttttaatttctgaaaGAATAAACTTACTGATGAgtacatttctgaaaaaaaaaacaaaaaaaacaaaacaaaaaaacattattatatattaaacat from Megalobrama amblycephala isolate DHTTF-2021 linkage group LG7, ASM1881202v1, whole genome shotgun sequence harbors:
- the LOC125272493 gene encoding protein MGARP-like isoform X1 — encoded protein: MMFCRAAWQRLAPLARKTLSPLSSNAVFPTRQMSFGLPASGTNIAYLVIGGSSLTAALVYAYKTINSDSARYNERIAQLEARPKSEEVHIGAVANVAPVTEAAAIVETAIAENTTIVEVTAAEPVIEVVDVEAEETPEHVDAAMEVEAETTIVQAVAADAEEPTTPVVEDVAAEAAAPIAETTGEASSVEEAA
- the LOC125272493 gene encoding protein MGARP-like isoform X2, which codes for MMFCRAAWQRLAPLARKTLSPLSSNAVFPTRQMSFGLPASGTNIAYLVIGGSSLTAALVYAYKTINSDSARYNERIAQLEARPKIHIGAVANVAPVTEAAAIVETAIAENTTIVEVTAAEPVIEVVDVEAEETPEHVDAAMEVEAETTIVQAVAADAEEPTTPVVEDVAAEAAAPIAETTGEASSVEEAA